The following coding sequences are from one Humulus lupulus chromosome X, drHumLupu1.1, whole genome shotgun sequence window:
- the LOC133803629 gene encoding uncharacterized protein LOC133803629 has product MSADVARGHGGDAGGDPPSDPTRIPTTCDSGIPTKRKGRGAAIGKDLEERRRKNGKPLEVTFCPRTYKVVGGEHAAFVRLVGTQIKTKVPGHYGSWELVPKQYKDQVLGIIQYYYQIAGREDFLKCLDGIDREMKDRYRNRKTLNHEHFEKHYNGPEDWDKVLNNPTNDVNKEEWKQICQLFTSPQFIVRSIKNKENRKKQKYSTTQGTKSLVAVRFEKTNPDLIESWKDYHWKKSTNDFVNDDARQDYEKLKADFELQTQQTSTDASNNDSPTSVDQVEVLQKVLGQRRGHVRGVGRKLKGSGSGSRSGSGSGSGSGSSSTQHSHFSESQVPPHHSREYIEKLENNLQKLTDQVNFLTQYFVPSFRPPNVQMPPVPDSDHISRASSSQPPAPTHPSMYGAAPSQHMVPPYMYGVTPYPCPIPPSSQPSYPYMYGAGSSTLPPQYPWPMSPPQQSQP; this is encoded by the exons atgtcagcagatgtggctagaggtcacggtggagacgctggcggtgatcctccatcggatcctactaggatcccgactACATGCGACTcag gaaTCCCAACTAAGAGAAAGGGTCGTGGCGCAGCTATTGGAAAAGATCTAGAGGAGAGGCGGCGTAAAAATGGAAAACCACTGGAAGTAACGTTTTGCCCACGAACGTACAAGGTTGTTGGGGGCGAGCACGCTGCTTTTGTCCGCCTTGTGGGAACCCAAATTAAAACGAAAGTTCCCGGACATTACGGTTCATGGGAATTAGTGCCTAAACAATACAAGGATCAGGTCCTTGGCATAATTCAG TACTATTATCAAATAGCGGGCCGCGAGGATTTCTTAAAGTGTTTAGATGGTATCGATCGAGAGATGAAGGACCGATACCGTAATAGGAAAACACTAAATCACGAACACTTTGAGAAACACTACAATGGACCGGAGGATTGGGATAAGGTTCTAAACAACCCAACCAATGATGTTAACAAGGAGGAGTGGAAGCAGATCtgtcagttatttacaagtcCACAATTTATTGTGCGCTCCATAAAGAATAAGGAAAATCGGAAGAAACAAAAGTATTCTACAACGCAGGGTACAAAATCGCTGGTAGCCGTCCGTTTTGAAAAA ACGAACCCGGACCTCATTGAGTCATGGAAGGATTATCATTGGAAGAAATCAACAAATGATTTTGTGAACGATGATGCTCgtcaagattat gaaaaactgaaggctgattttgagttacaaactcagcaaacatccactgatgcttctaataatgatagTCCGACATCAGTTGATCAGGTGGAGGTGCTACAAAAAGTGTTAGGCCAAAGGCGTGGACATGTGCGAGGAGTGGGCCGCAAATTGaaggggtcggggtcggggtcgaggtcggggtcggggtcggggtcggggtcggggtcatcatctacccaacactctcacttcagcgagtctcaagttcctcctcatcattcaagagaatatatagaaaaattggaGAATAATCTACAGAAATTGACTGATCAAGTTAATTTCTTAACTCAATATTTTGTACCTTCATTTCGTCCACCAAACGTTCAGATGCCGCCTGTGCCTGATAGTGATCATATTTCTAGGGCTtcgtcttctcaacctccagctccaaCTCATCCTTCTATGTACGGGGCAGCGCCGTCTCAACATATGGTACCTCCATATATGTACGGAGTAACACCTTATCCGTGTCCGATTCCACCGTCCTCCCAGCCAtcgtatccctacatgtatggagctggatcgtccacattacctccccaatatccttGGCCGATGTCGCCACCGCAGCAATCACAACCCTAG
- the LOC133803630 gene encoding uncharacterized protein LOC133803630, whose translation MYFTGVETKFNQPDRNEDAPYVNRHLTVFESQCRPLSKGIPVPLDENTRNKAEWFILDNSLETEVYLEEHLTEVQQRDMAANHKLIHKKEFRSWFHKKIYDLHQLGSLEHADELLALASGSDLLAYSYQACIVNGVRFVSYNRDQNRITQNNGVCVAGTEGFNYYGQLEEILQLSFTGSYSVVLFRYKWFNTDPKKRKPSL comes from the exons atgtatttcacaggtgtggaaacaaaatttaatcagCCTGATCGTAACGAAGATGCACCATATGTGAATCGACACCTCACAGTGtttgaatctcaatgtcgtcctctTAGTAAGGGAATTCCCGTGCCCCTCGATGAAAATACTCGGAAtaaagctgagtggttcatattggataattctctagaaactgaagtgtatttaga ggAACACCTAACTGAGGTGCAACAAAGAGATATGGCTGCCAATCATAAATTGATACATAAGAAAGAGTTTCgttcatggtttcataagaag atatatgacttgcaccagcttgggtcattagagcatgctgatgaattactagctttagcatctgggtcagatctatTGGCTTACTCCTaccaagcatgtatagtgaacgGAGTTCGATTTGTCTCATACAATCGAGATCAGAATCGAATTACACAAAATAATGGAGTGTGTGTTGctggaacagaaggttttaactattacgggcaacttgaagaaatactccaGCTGTCTTTTACTGGTTCTTATTCAGTGGTATTATTTCGATATAAATGGTTCAATACAGATCCGAAAAAAAGAAAACCATCACtgtaa